Part of the Bacillota bacterium genome is shown below.
AATAATGCTTGCGGTGCGCCGGGCTCAGGAACTAAACAGCGATATCTTTGGCTTTGGCAACGGTATTTATCGTCTGAAGCCCAAGGAGTGGGAGCGGTTGGAACCCAGATGGCCAGA
Proteins encoded:
- a CDS encoding Ger(x)C family spore germination protein, with protein sequence IMLAVRRAQELNSDIFGFGNGIYRLKPKEWERLEPRWPEMFSKLDVELDVRAKITVSGLIKEPAGIK